TTTTATCGTGCTTTGTGAGAGTTGATTATTTTGGTTATATATGAACTGtgtggttgtttgatatatgttccaaccgcctgtggctgaattatactatgtatgtatctcattttatggtcactggtataggggagatgtttccgaaatttttcggtagagattcctcgtggtttcgatcataccggttaagtagagttagtagttaagtagcgtccacctctagagagtagtagtagtaagaagggtggtcgttataaaAAAATCGgctttcttgattttttttatgtgacAAAAAAAAACAGCTAAAAACTGTCTCTACCTTTTCTCCCACCGTTAATCTGATTTACTCTCCCCTTGGAGTTCCCGTTTTCCCATCCAAACCACTCTTCCGTCTCAATCTGGAATTTCCGTTCCTTTCCTCCCCTTCCGTCTCGTTTTCCTTTCTCCTTGTGCCTTCTTGAGTTGGAGTAGGGATGACAATGAAGTGGGACGGGGCCAGGTTTATCTGTTAACGAGGTAAAAGAAACGAAAGACACTAAAACAAAAgctttttctttgtataaaaaTCCATGTACAGAAAGGAAAACCAGAGCCTATTTATAGGCTTTTATAGTAGAATATTTCATCCACTATCTCCTAATTATAGGATCACACTAAAACTAATCGATAAGCAAAAAACTCGGACAAAACCAAAAGACTCGGACAAATGATAAAACTTTTTAGTCTTATCACCCTCCCATAAACtaaatgtttgaaaaaaaaaacatttggtTTAAGAATTATCAAATGGGCATACTCCAATCAGCCCCCTTAGCCTttgaaatgtagataacttcaatggCTTGGTCATAATATCAGCAACTTGATCTTCACTTGTGCAGAAGTAAAGATCAATTACTCCATCCTTTGTCAAGTCTCTTAAAAAAATGAAACCTCACATTTATGTGCTTGCTTCTTCCATGCATGACGGGATTTTTAGAGAGTTTAATAGCtgaactattatcacaataaattttaACAACACCTTCTTGCTTGAAATATAACTCTTCAAGTATGTTCTTTAGCCAAATTGCTTGAGAAGCACAAACTGTTGTAGCTACAAATTCTGCTTCTGTTGTGGATAAAGTCACAATTGGTTGCTTCTTTGAACACCATGAAATAGCTGCTGAACTCATCATAAAAATATATCCAGAAGTACTTTTTCTATCATCGAGATCACCTACATAATCACTATTAGTAAAACCAATTAAGTCTgatttttcattcttcttataTAACAAACCATATTCAATGGTTCCctttaaatatctaaaaattctcttCGCGGCCTGAAGATGTATCTCCTTTGGACTTTCTATGTATCTGCTGATAAGACTTACAACATGCATAATATCAGGTCTTGTAGTTGTTAAGTACATCAAACTCCCAACAATTTTCTTATAAATTGTGTTGTCAATCTTCCTGCCTTCAGGATTTCGAATCAGCTTCAATCCTGCTTCAGCAGGAGTGTTAACAAAGTTGCAATTTTTCATTTGAAACCTGCCCAGAATTTCTTGTGCATACTTCTTTTGGGAAATGAAAATTTCAGCTGCTGATTGAACTACTTCAATGCTCAAAAAATAATGCATCTTTCTAAGATCAGACATATCAAATTCAACTATCATAGATCTTTTAAATTTTGCAATCATGGCAATATCATTTCCAGTAAAAATAAGATCATACACATATAAGCAAACTATAAGCAGTTTTCTTCCATCTTCAATCTTTGTAAAAAGTGTATGTTCATATGGACATTTTTTAAACCCCTCCTTTGAAAAATATGCATCTATGCGACTATACTAAGCACGTggagcttgtttcagtccatataATGTCTTTTTTGAGTCTATAAACTTTATTTTCACAACCAGATTTTATATAACCAGGTGGTTGATCAATAAATACCTTTTCTTGAAGTTCACCATGCAAGAATGCTGATTTAACATCCAATTGGAAGATAGACCACGATCTTTGTGCTGCCAATGCTATCACCAATCTAATTGTGTCAAGTCTTGCAACTGGAGCAAAGACTTCTTTGTAATCCACACCAAATTCTTGCTTGTAGCCTTTTGCAACTAAGCGTGCCTTGTGCTTGTCAAtttcaccattttctttcaattttgtcTTGTATATCCACTTGACCCCAATTGTTTTATGCCCTTTTGGAAGATCAGTTAACTCCCATGTATTGTTCCGTTCAATGGCTTTAATTTCTTCATCCATGGCCTTTCACCATTTTGATTCCATGATAGCTTCTTCAAAAGTTGTAGGATCATAATCGAAAAATAGGGCAAAGTATGTAAGTGGATCATCAGATTAACCAATTCCAGTTACCTCATAGTCTGTCATTCAAGCAGGTCTTCTTTTAGTGCGTTGAGGTAGTTCTTCACTTTCTACTATTGTTGGCAAGCTTGGAGCATCTACTTCATTTCTTGATGAAAGTTGTTGATTATGTTCTGTTGTTAATTGCTGCTCTTCATCAACTCCATCAAAGCTAGTAGGTATTCGTTCTTCAATAAAGTTGTTGTTCTATtgccaaaattttcctttttcaaaAACCACATCACGAATGATGATAATCTTCTTGGAGATAGGATTATAAAACTTATAAGCTTTTGATTGATCACTAACACCAAGAAATATACATTTTTCTCCTTTCTCATCAAGTTTGATCCTCTTTTGATCTGGAATATGAGCATAAGTAATACATCCAAAAATTCTGAGATAATCTACCTATGGTTTTTGATTGCTCCATGCTTCTTCTGGTGTCATATTCTAAACTGCAAGTGTAGGACATCTGTTTAATAAATGGATACTCCAGTTGACTGCTTCAGGCCAAAAAGCTTTTGAAATGCCACATTTTGCCAAAAGACTTCGCACCATATTCAAAATAGTACGGTTTTTTCGCTCACaaacaccattctgttgaggagTATAAGCCGCAGTTAGTTGCCTTTTGATTCCATGATTTTcacaaaaatttgaaaattcttgTGAGAGATATTCTCCACCACGATCTGTGCATAGAACTTTGATTAGATTGTCTGTTTCTTTCTCAACTAGCGCTTTATAGCTCTTAAAAGCTGTAAATGCTTCAGATTTTTCTTGAAAAAAATATACCCATGATTTCctactaaaatcatcaatgaaggtgatTATATATCTCTTACCTCCATTAGAATATGGATTAATTGGGTCACACAAGTCGGAATGCACCAACTCCAAAGCTTTCTTTGCTCTCCATGATTTTCCTTTTGGAAAATAGTTTCTATGTTGTTTGCTAACAACACATTCTTCACAAACTTCAGAAGGAGCAATAATTTGAGAAAGTCCAGTTACCATATTTTTTTGCTGCAAAGTCTTCAATCTACTAAAGTTTAGGTGGTCATAACGAAAATGCCATAGCCATGAAACATCATTCACTTTTGCTGAAAAACATGAATGAGTAGTATTGTTCAAGTAGAGTGGGAACATGCGATTTGCTGTCATgttaacttgagcaattaaacccatctttGCATCTTGAATTTGGCATACTCCATCTTTAATAGAAATCTCATACCCTTTTTCTTGCAGCTGACCAATACTAAGGAGATTGGTCTTTAGATCTGGGACAAAAAGAACATTAGATATTGTATGAGAAGAATTTATTTTGGTTTGGATAGTTACCATTCCTTTTCCCATAACAGAAATGGTAGAGTTATCACCAAACTTGACTGtgtttgtcacgccccggaggagtctctgtccgaagaaatttcagcagcatctcccctgtacgacggataatctaaaactttactacatcaccatatacctcagccacatgcagctggaataataacaataataaacaaacaataacacagacatccacgcagtttatatcaatttcagcctctggctgacacaaccacgcagtttaatagtaaacaaactgaACAGCGATAAGCAAACTCAAAaccaaccctactcaactacactcataaagctcaaaacatattcctactccactacactcataaagctcaaatccgacaataagatcaacttacctcttctgccgtccaggcaggcatgtagtaaaacaaatccaaataaaaactcATCGAAAATATCCATATAAGATCCAAGTGTATCAAAATAGAATAAGTCTCAACATAATCTAATAAAGaacaccaaaagacaaataaacatcctcgtggactgcaggggactagcgactggaactctctggacagtatcaacctgaaaataacagcggaggagggtgtgagtccaacactcagcgggtatcaactgatatacatagAAAGGAAATAatatctagcactaatcatgcgtacagtctcctaacgtAATGAAGGTAAATGTAAACTGAAATAaccaggagaatactgtactaaccaggacctggtagaaggataaacagtccgagaggtatagaaatcttgtatgcatgtcaagcatgggcatccaaccaatatgcagcaaataaatgcagcaaacacaatcacaagaataaatgcatcaatgcgtatgatgccaatgcagtcatggtcacccctgacactagtaagccatctcacacataatggtggaaccgagtgggtagggctgtgacaaccgtgcactctgcatcactactcctgatgagtgaccgagaggacgggatgctgtcggagtacacacatactcctaccccaaatcataaatgggggagcgctatgctctcatctcccggtacaccatgacggggagggatccctgacgtgctaccacgctgcatcacaccacccatgagcggaccaacggagcaccgaacagagcaaaactgacatgctaccacgctgcgtcacgctacccatgagcggaccaacggagcaccaaacagtgatgaaactggcgatgtgctcggcaataatggagcaatctatcacacagcatgcaatcatgcgaatggtgcatggctCTAAGCATGGTAATGTACTGAACCAGTCTATATACAtacatgatgtgcaccatagtcaataaatcatatcaagggtacacagatcagataaggtatcacacctaggtcctgaacatggtgaagcatggttatatcactacccctataagcatgtataagcaggtaaggaataacatgagatgcaaaacaagtatcaaccaagcatgtaacaagtatcgggtagtgactaaccgaaacagataagaaacataattattgcaatttgttaaattcactattatgcatatcaaacgacataaagtcaaaagtacccgcctccgatcgaaaaggtccaatccgacgtcgagatactcgtctcgcatcaaagtcctgtgtcacaaatagaaacattttttttatttagctacaatacGAATagctaaaataaaaatccttaaggttaaattagggtaaaaccctaaaccataatcttCAACCTGTTCTTACCCACTGTTAGCAGAGGTTGCTGCCGAATCTAGTGATTGCAGCAAGGTGGGGTCAAAATCTCCACTCGAATACCCCTAAACTAAATTGGCAGGTTACTCTCGGATGAAGAGTGTCACTGTGGTAGTGTGCCATGGCAGATAAGATCAACGACACTAGGGTAACCAACTCAAAGGAAATCAGGGGAAAAGTAGGATCAGTGTAGCACCTGATTGGGCACCGTGGCCTGCTCCAGTGAGTGGGGAAATCGGCCCGAAGCTAGGGCACAGTCGAAACTAGGAAATTCGTGTGCCTGGCTTCTGGCAAGTGATCACAGCCAAGAATGAACGAACGACGGCTGAATCATACCTGAGCAGTCGGTGCCGGTGGGAAATCCTTGCGCCAGTGCCCGACAAGGATGCAGATCATAAGTCGCAGGCACGGTGGGGGCGGCAGCAGTGATTAGGGCACGGGAAAATCGACGACACTGCTGATCATAGAATAAGAGGAAGAAGCGGCGGCGTCAGCCAAGCACAGTGGTGGTCGGCTAGGGCAAAAAGAGAAATCGGTCGGCCCTTGGGCTGAGGAGCGATTGGCGCTAGGCGGTGGCTCGGCTTCACAGAGAAGAGGAAGATGGCCGACGTTAGTGGCCAGAGATCAGAAGGGAGAGGGAGGAGTTTGAAAGTGCGGCGTCGGCTGGGGAAAGAAAAGGAAGTGGCGAGAAGCGGTTAGGGCAGAAGATCGGGGGGAAAAGGAGAAGGCGCGGGGGAATTGTCGGGGAACGGCGTCGGCTTAAAACGCagtgaggagaaaaagaaaaggaaagaaataaaataaataaataaacatttcctcacttaaatagggtagcctaaacatgctttcctagaccccatttttatccccgtaaactcatccatacaagctcctaaaaattcccgaaaaatctctaaaaattctagaaaattcccctttattattcgccattttttcggtattttacagtgtTGCGGAATGATTCATCCAGTTTAGAAAATATCATCTTATCTCCACACATGTGATTGCTGCAACCAGTGTCCAGATACCACATATTTTGCTGGGTTTCTTCATTTACATGGCACACCATTAAGAGAgagacctcttcttccttttcaacAAGGTTAGATCCTTCTTCATCTTGCTTATTCAGATTAATATGACATTCTGATTGATAATGGTCatacttgtaggatcgaaaagaatttagatatctccacaatgatatgatattgtccactttggacctaagccctcatggttttactcttgggctctacccaaaaggcctcataccaatggagatatttttctctttataaactcatgatctttcccatgtgttttcaatgtgagactatgtttgcaaccttgcaacaccaacaatcccccccctcaaacaaaggaccataggcttcccatgtccgatcctcgacccaccaggtctttctgtccctcggtccacccgacctactatgacttccttgcctagccgcaactaggacttcctgcctggtgtctggtcctcttgatccgaacataggagcccccactttctttgttcgaggttaatattgtacccacatgactcaatcagaccatagctcttgtgcacagttggtGGTTAAACTTCTGACAGTCcaagttctgataccaattgtaggatcgaaaagaatttagatatctccacaatgatattatattgtccactttgggcctaagccctcatggttttactcttgggctctacccaaaaggcctcataccaatggagatatttttctctttataaactcatgatctttcccatgtgttttcaatgtgggactatgtttacaaccttacaACACCAACAATACTTATGACATCTATAACATTCAATATTGGACTTATCTGCTGATTTATGTTTATAAGTTGTTGAGTgattacctcctcttcctcttccacgAGATTGATTTTCTTGGTGATGGTGACGTTGTTGTTGGCTATCACGATAATTACTTCCTCTTGCTTTGAATTTTCCTCTTTCTTGCCTTCTATCTCCTCTTTGTGTTGACTGATTTTCTGTTGAAACTTTCAATGCTTGCTCCTCTTTGTCTTGTTGGTTGAGTTTTTGTTCATGAACCAACAAAGAACTCTGCAACTCATCAATTGTAAGTTTATCAATATCTTTTGACTCTTCTATTGAACaaataacaaaattaaattttgatgtcATTGATCAAAGAATCTTCTCAACAATGGTGACGTCTTGCATTTTTTCACCATATATTCTCATTTTGTTGGGAAATTGTCATGGTTCTTGCAAAAAAATCTGAAACAGATTCCCCAGACTTCATGCGTAAAGTCTTGAATTCTGTCCGAAGACCTTGAATCTGTACCCTCTTAGCCTTGGCATTCCCTTGATACTTCTTCTTCATGCAATCATAAATATCCTGGAATGTTTCTTTGCTAAGAATTGTCTCCAAGGTTGCTCGATCTATGGCTTGGAAAAAATAGTCCTTTGCCTTGAGATCCTTCAGCTTCAATGCATCTAATTCTATTTTTTGTGCACTCGTTAGTACTTCTTTAGCTGCTGGCTCTGCTACTCCAGATTCAACAACCTGCCAATACTCCTTGGATCTCAAAAAGTTCTCCATTAATATGCTCCAATGGTCATAGTGACAAAGCGAGGAATTACTAGTTGAACAAAGTTGTCAGACATCATGATAATATACTGCTGCTGCAGAAAGAACTCAAACTCAACCCTTTTTTCTCACAAAAACATTCACACAACTCAACCTTTTTTTTAATGGCAGACCAGTTctccaacctggctctgataccaatgttaaCGAGGCAAAAGAAACAAAAGACACTAAAACAAAGGCTTCTTCTTTGCATAAAAATCCATGTACAGAAAGAAAAATCAGAGCCTATTTATAGACTTTTACAGTAGAATATTTCATCCACTATCTCCTAATTAATaggatcacattaaaactaatcGATAAACAAAAGACTCGGACAAAACCAAAAGACTCGGACAAATGATAAAACTTTTTAGTCTTATCATTATCATCTCTATCTCCGTCCCCAAATTCTATCCCCGTCTTTATTCCTGTCCCCATCTCCACTTTTCGGATTCGGAGAATTTCCGAACCCGAACTAACGGGGATCAAATCCCCATTTCCGCTCCAATCCCCGTCGTTAATTCTTAGAGACATTATCTTATTTTATCTCTCTTTATATCTATGGAGTCGATACTAGGAGAGTCGTTAAGGTGACGAATGTACCTTTAGAGACATTATCTTGCTTCCAACAATTGCTCTGTGAAGGTGCTTTTCATCTCTCCATTGGAGCAATTTCCTGGTCTTTCCGATTTGGCATCAATAAAAAGGAAGCACGATAGACAAAACCAGGATCTTTCAGGTTCAGTTCTATGCTTGCTAAACAAGTGAACCTCGTGTTATATTTTCCCTCCCTTTTGAAGCAAAGGAAAGCCAAGTCCCAAGTGTGTATCCACCAATTTTATAGAATAGGAGGAATAATGAGCAACGTACGTGTTATGTACACTTTTATAGCTAGATTATGTAGATCAAATAGTTCGTTGTAGATTTAGTTACATCAAATAAAAAACTTCTCAATTACAGTTTGAAAAACAGTTTGGTCCTCCAATCAAAGCCACCCAAATCCATCCAAGAATTGCTGTTGGCAAATACCATAGCCTGCACTAGAATTAGTGGTATGATCTTGGAGGAAACTTTTGGCAAAACCAGTCTTGGAGAATGAAGTATCCCAATTTCTTAAATTTTTAGTTGAGCCAAAGCATCTTCATTCCTTTGTTTGCCAGTACAATCTCATTATGTATTGTCTTTGTATTCGTTTGAATTTTAGAGTTTTGTGGCCTTATTACATTAACAAAAAATAGTCAATTTTTTGTAGATTTGCTCTTGTATCAAGAGACTAATACGGAGATCATTAATTCTGAACTTAGCAAAGAAGTTGTCGATCTTATTATTTGCTATGCTCATGCCTTAAATTTCAGATCTGGAAAGGGCCATGCTCTTTTTTATATAGACGGGAAGTTTGGTAGTTACTATTTTTAGAAAActtttttgtttatatatatttcaaaatatGCTGCTGAAAATGCCAAATATATCAGGGGCAAAAATGAAAGTTTTTGCTGTTTTTTAAAATCCGGTCGGCTCCGCTCTCTCCTCGTctcggatgtcggatcctcctTCCTCTCAGACCTCGGCTTCTGCCTTCTCCATGGCGGACAGAAGCTCCGCAAACTCTCCAAAGTTTCACTTCGGCTCGCAAATCCCCTCCTTTTTCTGCCAGGAGACAGGCATCCATTGCAGCAAGCACCGGCCCGTGGTCCTCCCACAAgaccccttcatcgatctcgttTCCTTCGTTCTATCCCAGCCCCATCGCGGCGTCACTGCCCTCGTCGACTCCGCCACCGGCGCTTCACTCTCCTACGCCGACCTTCGCCGCATGGTCGCATCCTTCGCTTCTGGCCTCTCCCAGATCGGCGTCACTGCCAATGGCGTCGTCCTCGTGTTGCTACCCAACATCATTCTCTTCCCCGTTATCTTCCTGGCTATCCTCGCCGCTGGCGCTATTTTCTCCTCCATGAACCCGCTAAGCAAGCGCGATGAGGTCGTGAAACAAATGAAACAGTGCCGATTTACCCTAATTTTTACCACCGCTGAGAATGCGCCCAATTTGACCGGATTGGGCGTTAAGATTGTCATCGTGCCTGAAGAACCCGATTCCAGTCCGTCAAAGTTTTCTCATTTCTACAGTCTCATGTCGAGCCGCCCTACCGACGCCCCGAGGCCGGTGATTCGTCAGACGGACGCGGCGGCGATACTGTTCTCATCGGGCACAACGGGAGACGTCAAGGGAGTCGTTCTCACCCATAGAAATTTGATTGCCGCGGTGGAGCTTTTTGTGGGGTTCGAGGCGTCGCAGTGCGAGCGTGAAAGCTGTAAGGATGTCTACCTCGCCGCTATCCCCATGTTCCATATCTACGGGCTTTCCCTCTTCTCGATGGGCATCTTATCTTTCGGCGCGGCCATTGTCGTGATGAAGAAGTTTGATGTGGCCGAGGCGGTGAGGGTTATAGATGCAATGAAGGTCACTCATTTCCCAGTGGTTCCACCGATTCTGGCATCGCTGGCAAGGTCGGAGGGGACTGGTGGCTCTCGGTTGGAGACTCTAGTGCAAGTATCTTGCGGCGCGGCTCCGCTGAACCAAAAAGTGATGCGTGACTTCTTGAATGCCTATCCTCACGTAGATTTAATTCAGGTGAGaaactagtatttaatttagattttggcgaTTCTCCTTCCTATGGCTTTAACTAgcatttaatttagattttggtgaTTCACCTTCCTATGGCTTTAACTAGCATTTAATTTAGGCATTACCTACCCTGAATTACATTCATACATCTGACTTCTTGAATGCTTACCTAACATAGATTTCATTCTGCCAAAAACTGATATTTAATTTAGTTCTGATGATCCTTCCAATCACTTGAGTGTTTGCGGGACCCTTAATTGGTTGTTCTATAATCGGTCGTTGTTTGATGGGCCCGGACCTGGTTGATTTGCAGCTTGTCTTGCTTCGACCTAAGTCCATGTgacaaaaaattaatttaaaaaaataataataaaaaacaaaataaaatatatatatttttaaactatTTGCATTGGGCTTTGAGGTCGATGTTGGGATCCCACTTTAATCTTGTATGCATTCCTCTACACACATCTTTAAGTCTTCTTGTATTCTTGGGACTGTGCGTTCTTTGACTCCCCTGCTCAAACTACTGCTGCACAGTCAATTAAGGAGCTTGCGCCGTCTCTTTCAGAAATTATGTTATTTCTAGAAATTTACAAATTGTGCCCAAGCAGACCCTTGTTTCTTGCTTTAAATAGTTGCATGAAGTAACTTTGTATCAATGTTCTCTGCCAGCATGTGGCTAGCTTCTAGGCAGATAGTATTGCTGAAAAATATATCATCCCATGCTTTACTTAATTTGATTCTCAATAGCTGAAgtcttaattaaaactttttccaggGATATGGCTTGACGGAATCTTCTGCAGTAGGAACTCGTGGTTTCAATACAATAAACTCCAAAAAGCATACTTCTGTGGGATTGCTAGCTCCAAACATGGAAGCTAGGGTAATTGATATAGAAACAGGGTTCTCTTTGCCTCCAGGTAGCGGCGGAGAGCTGTTGCTACGGGGACCAGCAATTATGAAAGGTAGGTAGACTAATTTATACAATTAGGTAGCACACATTTTATTTGCCAAAttcttcccttcccttcccttccatTTCTATTTGATCTTCCTGATCGCAGTTTTTGTTggttcttttaattttctagttgATCAAACAATAACTTGTCATTGATATTGGGGCCTATGGTTTCAATCTTCATCTAGACACTTTGAAGTCTGATTTTATTTGTTTGCTTCAAGGGGATGCATTGGCAAAATTAGCAACTAAGAAGCATCCTTTTAATACTCTATGGGAATAAGACCATGGACAAAATGCAAAACATAAATGACATTCGAAGAAAATGCATGGACATAATGCAAAACATAAATGGGAATAAGAGATCCAATTTCTTCTCTTGAAATGATCATCTGGTTGGCAATATATCTTGAACAAAT
This window of the Zingiber officinale cultivar Zhangliang chromosome 3B, Zo_v1.1, whole genome shotgun sequence genome carries:
- the LOC121968584 gene encoding 4-coumarate--CoA ligase-like 6 produces the protein MSDPPSSQTSASAFSMADRSSANSPKFHFGSQIPSFFCQETGIHCSKHRPVVLPQDPFIDLVSFVLSQPHRGVTALVDSATGASLSYADLRRMVASFASGLSQIGVTANGVVLVLLPNIILFPVIFLAILAAGAIFSSMNPLSKRDEVVKQMKQCRFTLIFTTAENAPNLTGLGVKIVIVPEEPDSSPSKFSHFYSLMSSRPTDAPRPVIRQTDAAAILFSSGTTGDVKGVVLTHRNLIAAVELFVGFEASQCERESCKDVYLAAIPMFHIYGLSLFSMGILSFGAAIVVMKKFDVAEAVRVIDAMKVTHFPVVPPILASLARSEGTGGSRLETLVQVSCGAAPLNQKVMRDFLNAYPHVDLIQGYGLTESSAVGTRGFNTINSKKHTSVGLLAPNMEARVIDIETGFSLPPGSGGELLLRGPAIMKGYLNNENATLSTVVEDGWLKTGDIAYFDQDGFLFISDRLKETIKYKGFQIAPADLEALLITHQEVQDVAVTSAKNEEAGEIPVAFIVRSSGSKLSSSDIINFVAKKVAPYKKVREVVFVNSIPRSASGKVLRRKLRDSLAYSKL